A single window of Sphaerodactylus townsendi isolate TG3544 linkage group LG03, MPM_Stown_v2.3, whole genome shotgun sequence DNA harbors:
- the LOC125428815 gene encoding E3 ubiquitin-protein ligase TRIM39-like — translation MAAHSPKKRLRYEATCPVCLGYFTDPVTLDCGHNFCQSCITRSWEEPGKEAICPQCRIDVGKDFKPNRSLVSVVEISKQLGLPAARGAGLSKLECPKHQEPLKLFCKEDEISICVVCGLSKEHRNHGVVPIEEAAQEYKEELQSSLDDLKKKRENILECKKDTEKEGEDMLKHIEAEKKKVVVEFRDLCQFLEQQKKFLLDQMKMLQEEVQRERDEHVADLLVELSSLDSLIRETEEKIQQSASELLQTLYLTTNYKMLMESQVHRRGAGGLIKIVSLGFMEVLKVSVL, via the exons ATGGCTGCTCATAGTCCCAAGAAGAGGCTGCGGTACGAGGCGACTTGCCCCGTCTGCCTTGGCTATTTTACAGATCCGGTGACTCTGGACTGTGGGCATAATTTCTGCCAATCCTGCATCACCAGAAGCTGGGAGGAACCTGGCAAGGAGGCCATTTGCCCTCAGTGCCGAATTGATGTAGGGAAGGACTTCAAGCCAAACAGGTCTCTAGTGAGTGTGGTGGAAATATCCAAACAGCTGGGCTTGCCAGCAGCGAGGGGGGCAGGACTGAGCAAACTGGAGTGCCCGAAACACCAGGAGCCCCTAAAACTCTTCTGCAAAGAAGATGAAATCTCCATCTGTGTGGTATGTGGACTCTCCAAGGAGCACAGAAACCATGGTGTGGTCCCTATAGAGGAGGCTGCCCAAGAATACAAG GAGGAGCTGCAGTCCTCTTTGGATGAcctgaaaaagaagagggagaatATTCTGGAGTGTAAAAAGGacacagaaaaagaaggggaagatATGCTT AAACACAtagaagcagagaagaagaaagtgGTGGTAGAATTCCGAGATTTGTGCCAATTCCTGGAGCAACAAAAGAAATTTCTCCTGGACCAGATGAAAATGCTGCAGGAGGAGGTCCAAAGAGAAAGGGACGAGCACGTGGCCGACCTCCTCGTGGAACTGTCTTCTCTTGACAGCCTCATCCGGGAGACGGAGGAGAAGATTCAGCAGTCAGCCAGTGAACTCCTGCAG ACACTTTATCTGACTACGAACTACAAGATGTTGATGGAAAGCCAAGTTCATAGGAGGGGGGCTGGAGGACTCATCAAAATTGTCTCCCTGGGTTTCATGGAAGTTTTAAAAGTTTCTGTCCTGTAG